In Carya illinoinensis cultivar Pawnee chromosome 10, C.illinoinensisPawnee_v1, whole genome shotgun sequence, one DNA window encodes the following:
- the LOC122278814 gene encoding OPA3-like protein isoform X1 yields MVLPLLKLGTLVLKTLSKPVASRLKQQAAFHPKFRQFIVDIAQANHRFSTQMQRRIYGHATDVEIRPLNEEKAVQAAVDLIGELFVFSVAGVAVIFEVQRSARSEARKEELRKQEFEAMRQRDDDLAKEVDLLKQKLEELEQLAKGRGLRVTGSASKQESDGRWWKCSLYLSCSTHLQTILFFGEKKRFA; encoded by the exons ATGGTACTCCCCCTATTGAAGCTTGGGACGCTGGTCTTGAAGACTCTCAGCAAACCCGTGGCTAGCAGACTTAAGCAACAGGCTGCGTTTCATCCGAAGTTCCGCCAGTTTATCGTCGACATCGCCCAG GCAAACCATCGATTCTCAACTCAAATGCAAAGACGCATATATGGTCATGCAACCGATGTTGAGATTCGCCCTTTGAATGAAGAGAAAGCTGTTCAAGCTGCTGTAGACCTCATTGGGGAGCTCTTTGTCTTCTCG GTTGCAGGAGTTGCTGTGATCTTTGAGGTGCAAAGGAGTGCTAGATCAGAAGCCAGAAAGGAGGAATTACGCAAACAAGAATTTGAG GCAATGAGGCAAAGAGATGACGACTTGGCAAAAGAGGTGGACCTTCTCAAGCAAAAACTTGAGGAACTGGAGCAGCTCGCCAAGGGACGAGGACTTAGAG TAACAGGAAGCGCATCAAAACAGGAATCCGATGGACGGTGGTGGAAGTGCTCTTTATACCTTTCTTGCTCTACTCATCtgcaaactattttattttttggcgaGAAAAAAAGATTTGCCTAG
- the LOC122278814 gene encoding OPA3-like protein isoform X2 → MVLPLLKLGTLVLKTLSKPVASRLKQQAAFHPKFRQFIVDIAQANHRFSTQMQRRIYGHATDVEIRPLNEEKAVQAAVDLIGELFVFSVAGVAVIFEVQRSARSEARKEELRKQEFEAMRQRDDDLAKEVDLLKQKLEELEQLAKGRGLRGIFDIRHKNTEAVKVAKPA, encoded by the exons ATGGTACTCCCCCTATTGAAGCTTGGGACGCTGGTCTTGAAGACTCTCAGCAAACCCGTGGCTAGCAGACTTAAGCAACAGGCTGCGTTTCATCCGAAGTTCCGCCAGTTTATCGTCGACATCGCCCAG GCAAACCATCGATTCTCAACTCAAATGCAAAGACGCATATATGGTCATGCAACCGATGTTGAGATTCGCCCTTTGAATGAAGAGAAAGCTGTTCAAGCTGCTGTAGACCTCATTGGGGAGCTCTTTGTCTTCTCG GTTGCAGGAGTTGCTGTGATCTTTGAGGTGCAAAGGAGTGCTAGATCAGAAGCCAGAAAGGAGGAATTACGCAAACAAGAATTTGAG GCAATGAGGCAAAGAGATGACGACTTGGCAAAAGAGGTGGACCTTCTCAAGCAAAAACTTGAGGAACTGGAGCAGCTCGCCAAGGGACGAGGACTTAGAGGTATTTTCGACATCAGACATAAGAATACAGAAGCTGTAAAGGTAGCCAAGCCAGCTTAA